In a genomic window of Lycium ferocissimum isolate CSIRO_LF1 chromosome 9, AGI_CSIRO_Lferr_CH_V1, whole genome shotgun sequence:
- the LOC132031825 gene encoding secreted RxLR effector protein 161-like: MDEAHPLSTPMVVRSLDVNKDPFRPQEKNEEILGPEVPYFSAIGALMYLANTTRLDISFSVNVLARYNCAPTRRHWNGIKHILRYLEGTIDLGLFYSNNCSPNLVGYADAGYLSDPHKARSQPGYVFICGGVAISWRSTKKFIVATSSKHAKIISNS; encoded by the coding sequence ATGGATGAAGCACATCCATTAAGTACTCCCATGGTTGTTCGATCACTTGATGTGAATAAAGATCCGTTCCGACCTCAAGAAAAGAATGAGGAAATTCTTggtcctgaagtaccatatTTTAGTGCAATTGGTGCGCTAATGTATCTTGCCAATACGACAAGGCTTGACATATCATTTTCAGTTAATGTGTTAGCAAGATATAATTGTGCTCCTACAAGGAGACACTGGAACGGAATTAAACACATATTGAGGTATCTAGAAGGGACTATCgatttgggcttattttattcTAATAATTGCAGTCCCAATCTTGTTGGTTATGCCGATGCAGGGTATTTATCTGACCCACACAAAGCTAGATCTCAACCAGGCTATGTGTTTATATGTGGGGGTGTTGCTATATCTTGGCGATCTACAAAGAAGTTTATCGTAGCTACCTCATCAAAGCATGCTAAGATAATTAGCAATTCATGA